The genomic segment GATGTTGGGATAGTCGGCGTGGAACTTTTCCATCAGATGATGGCGGTAGTTGAAGCCCAGCACATCGACGACAGAGGTAATGCCCTTGCCGTAGGAATTGTCGAGCGCCGCCGTCACCGGGCGGGTGGGGTCGAGACGCTTGCACAGAGCCTTCATGGTCCGGGCGACCTCAATGCCGCGCTCGGTGCCTTGCAGGGGTTCTTCGTTGCAAATTGACCATGCGATGACCGACGGGTGGTTGCGGTCGCGGCGGATCATGGCCTCAAGCTGATAGAGGCCGTCTTCGGACGACGACATCTTGCGCGTCTCGTCGATGACAAGGATGCCCAGCCGGTCGCAGGCCATCAGCACTTCGGGTGTGGGAGGGTTGTGCGAGCAGCGATAGGCGTTGGAGCCCATGTCTTTCAGTTGCTGCAAGCGCCACAGTTGCAGGGCGTCCGGGATGGCGGCCCCGACCCCGGCGTGGTCCTGATGGTTGTTGGTGCCCTTGAGCTTGACCGGCTTGCCGTTGAGCAGGAAGCCTTTTTCGGCGTCGAAGCGGATATCGCGCAGGCCGAAATAGGTGATGACGGTGTCGAGCACGGTCTCGCCGTCGAGGATTTGTGTTTCAAGCTGATAGAGGTGGGGGTTTTCCAACGACCACAGAATGGGATGTTGCAGCGTAGTGCGGTCGGTTATGGTGGTGTCACCGACTGATGCCGTAGCCGTGCGCATTGCGCCTGCGGAATCGAGCGCCCAATTGGCGGGCAGATGGCCAACAACGGGGGCACCAAAATCGATCTTGTGAGATAGCGTGAGATTGCGCGCGGCCTCACCGCGATTGCGTACCGTGGTCTCAATTTCGACCGTGCCGTCCGTCTGGCCGCGTACCCACACGCCCCACTGCGGGATGTGCACGGCGTTCGTCTTGACCAGCCAGACGTGGCGATAGATGCCTGCGCCTTCGTAGAACCAGCCTTCGCCTTCGGTCGCATCGACGCGGACGGTCAGGAGGTTCGGCTTGTCGTCCGTATGGATGAAGTCGGTGATGTCGACCTGAAACGAGGTGTAGCCGCTTTCGTGGCGCTTCAGGATGAAGCCGTTGAAGATGATCATGGCGTTGCGGAACACGCCGTCGAACTCGATCCACAGGCGCTTGCCCTTATCGGCCGGCGACACCGGCACCACGCGGCGATACCAGCCGATCGAGGTCTCCGGAAAATCACGTCCGATAGGCTTATAGCCGTGCGCGGCCAGCATATCCGGCTCGTCCTCGCCATTGGCGATCGCGCCCTTGGCCCCTTGCGCAAACGGTAAGGCGACGGCCCAGTCGTGCGGCACATCGATTTTCTGCCATCTGGAGTCGTCGTAGTCGTGACCGACGCAGTTAGCGACGCGCGCGCCCTGCTTGGCGTGGGTGCGCAACGCCAGTCCGTAATCGAAATCCCTAGCCATGTCCGTGGCGTGACCGAAGGCGAAGCGCCAGTCGAGATCGAGCGAGACACGCTCACGCGGACCGAGATCGTCCTGAGGGAAAAAGTCGATGGCGCTCTCAGTTGCTCCGGACGCCGCGACTGCGCTAGGGGCTGAGAGAACTGCCCCGGTGACGGCGGCGGTTTGCAGCAGGCGGCGACGGTTGAGTTCGGTCATGACGGCTCCCATTTATCTTTACAATTGTCTTACAAATAAAAAGGCCGGGCTTTCAAGTGAAAACCCGGCCTTAAGGTTATGAAAACGATTTAGAACTTGTAGGTCACATCGAACAGAAAGCGGCGGCCGTAATAGGACATGTCGCCCACACGGTTACGCTTGTGATCGGTATAGACCTTCATCGGCGTATCGAGCAGGTTGCCGGCCTGGAAGCGCAGCGATACGCGTGAATTGACATTATAGCCCGCCGAGAAGTCGAGCGTGGTTTCCGGCAGAACGCGGACCAGATTGGTCGAATCCCAGCCGAGGATGGCCGTGTACTCGGAATGGTACTTGGCCCCCAGACGCGCTTCGAACTTGGCGTCCGAATACCACAGGTCGAGGATGGCCGTGGTGTCGGCCACACCGTTCATCGGCAGTGGATTGCCCGCCGGGACGAATTCCTGAATGTCGGAATTGACCAGCGCCAGGTTGGAATAGATGCCGAACTTGTCCAGCCACGAGACGTTGGGCAGGAAGGTGCCGAACGGCGTCTGATAGGTGAATTCCACGCCCGAAATGAAGCCGCCCGTGCTCGAATTGACCGGCGAGGTCAGGGTATAGACATTGCCGTTGATCGTTTCGGAACGTTGGTTGTAGCCGACATAGTTTTTGACGTTCTTGTAGTAGCCGGCGACCGCGAACAGCGAGTCCGGGCGGAAGTAGTATTCATACGAAACGTCGAGTTGATCGGCTTCAAAGGGCTTGAGATACGGATTGCCCGACGAGCCGGTATAGGGCGCCGAAGTCGAGATGCTGCGGTTGGCCTTCAGTTCGTTCATCGGCGCGCGCGACATCACGCGGGCCAGGCCCAGCTTCAGGAAGCCGTTCTCGACGATTTCCATCTTGACCGAGGCCGAAGGCAGCCATTTCGTATAGCTGACGCCGCCGGCGGTCGGGGTGAGCATGACCTGTTCGACCCAGTTGCCGGGGGTTTGCTCCACCCAGACGCTGGTGCGGGAATCGCCCGCCGAACGGCTGTCGACATCGACCACTCTCAAACCGATATTGCCGGAGACTGGCGCATCAATGAAGGTGGATTCAAAATTGCCCTGCACATAGG from the Asticcacaulis sp. AND118 genome contains:
- the galA gene encoding beta-galactosidase GalA, producing the protein MTELNRRRLLQTAAVTGAVLSAPSAVAASGATESAIDFFPQDDLGPRERVSLDLDWRFAFGHATDMARDFDYGLALRTHAKQGARVANCVGHDYDDSRWQKIDVPHDWAVALPFAQGAKGAIANGEDEPDMLAAHGYKPIGRDFPETSIGWYRRVVPVSPADKGKRLWIEFDGVFRNAMIIFNGFILKRHESGYTSFQVDITDFIHTDDKPNLLTVRVDATEGEGWFYEGAGIYRHVWLVKTNAVHIPQWGVWVRGQTDGTVEIETTVRNRGEAARNLTLSHKIDFGAPVVGHLPANWALDSAGAMRTATASVGDTTITDRTTLQHPILWSLENPHLYQLETQILDGETVLDTVITYFGLRDIRFDAEKGFLLNGKPVKLKGTNNHQDHAGVGAAIPDALQLWRLQQLKDMGSNAYRCSHNPPTPEVLMACDRLGILVIDETRKMSSSEDGLYQLEAMIRRDRNHPSVIAWSICNEEPLQGTERGIEVARTMKALCKRLDPTRPVTAALDNSYGKGITSVVDVLGFNYRHHLMEKFHADYPNIPIYGSETGSTVSTRGEYVTDAARSFVRAYDTEHPWWASTAEAYWPLFDDKAFIAGGFIWTGFDYRGEPTPYNRWPAISSQFGILDTCGFPKDNAFYYRAWWKNEPLLHLFPHWNWEGQDGQTIPVWVHSNLDAVELFVNGRSQGKKTVVKNRHLEWDVVYQPGRIQAFGYKGNKVVMKTVRETAGPATKLVLTTDRTALKGDGRDVAILKVEAFDAKGRPAPKADNLVKFSLSGGGTVIGVGNGNPASHEADKASERRLFNGLAQAIVQTAIVQTGRSPGRITVTASAEGLKSASVTLIAD